From Penicillium psychrofluorescens genome assembly, chromosome: 1, one genomic window encodes:
- a CDS encoding uncharacterized protein (ID:PFLUO_002071-T1.cds;~source:funannotate), with the protein MEKRVFCELNGNRKVIGILRGYDVFMNIVLDEAFEEKAGGEKVAIGMVVIRGNSVVMLEALERISDK; encoded by the exons ATGGAAAAGCGGGTCTTCTGCGAACTCAACGGCAACCGCAAAGTCATTGGCATCCTCCGAGGCTACGAT GTCTTCATGAACATCGTCCTAGACGAGGCCTTCGAGGAGAAAGCAGGCGGCGAGAAAGTGGCCATTGGCATGGTT GTGATCCGCGGTAACTCGGTTGTGATGCTTGAGGCCCTCGAACGGATATCCGATAAATGA
- a CDS encoding uncharacterized protein (ID:PFLUO_002070-T1.cds;~source:funannotate): MSSFANRRKPRKVGGDEDEDGDTTQGLSTFSSSWSYLTVADNEPVVKRPASSKPKQKSKLRLSFGAGETSMNDGGDQESEVVIPKRHGLGRKAMERSAFQRTRIPTGSSEQLSTRLGQDKDRPSYSSDYLKELRDSTPSTPKTSTDDEKDRTVDVAAKFGEVMTVSGPSAIPSEAEIREKKARRAKLAMEHGAQEDDYIALDDEDGVAHHDDWDVAARGEKVKDTRLVRDDEDFAEGFEEYVEDGKISLGKKAEREQQRKQRAAMRELIDDAEGVSDEEDSDIEEKAAYEATQTKKAMGNGRADRFDRPRTPPKMTSLPKLAHSLERLRTSLADMETSKTQMISHMEDLRKEKEEVSMREVEIQALIQEAGENYERLKKEAGVDASADGDASTSALEQPRGLESIGAPMASSDSSADSTEEV, from the coding sequence ATGAGTTCGTTTGCCAATCGTCGAAAGCCGCGCAAGGTTGgtggggatgaggatgaggacggGGACACTACACAAGGTCTGTCTACTTTCTCTAGCTCATGGTCCTATCTGACAGTTGCAGACAATGAGCCAGTCGTCAAGCGGCCCGCAAGCTCGAAACCGAAGCAGAAATCCAAATTGCGACTCTCGTTCGGAGCGGGGGAGACGTCGATGAATGATGGTGGTGACCAAGAAAGCGAAGTAGTCATCCCCAAACGCCATGGTCTAGGTCGAAAGGCGATGGAACGAAGTGCTTTCCAGCGGACACGGATTCCGACAGGCTCCTCAGAACAACTGTCCACGCGATTGGGCCAGGACAAAGATCGGCCGAGCTACAGCAGCGACTACCTGAAGGAACTGCGGGACTCTACACCATCGACACCGAAAACGAGCACCGACGACGAAAAAGATCGAACGGTGGACGTGGCGGCCAAATTCGGCGAAGTGATGACCGTCTCCGGTCCCTCGGCCATTCCCAGTGAAGCTGAGATCAGAGAGAAGAAAGCGCGCCGGGCCAAGCTGGCTATGGAACATGGTGCTCAGGAGGATGATTACATTGCgctcgacgatgaagacggcgTTGCCCATCATGATGACTGGGATGTGGCGGCACGAGGGGAGAAGGTCAAAGACACGAGACTAGTCAGAGACGACGAGGACTTTGCGGAGGGATTTGAAGAGTATGTTGAAGACGGCAAGATCTCACTGGGCAAAAAGGCAGAGCGCGAGCAACAACGCAAGCAGCGTGCAGCCATGCGTGAGCTTATTGATGACGCCGAGGGTGTatcggatgaagaagatTCAGATATTGAGGAGAAAGCCGCCTACGAAGCTACtcagaccaagaaggcgaTGGGCAATGGCCGTGCAGACCGTTTCGATCGGCCCCGGACGCCTCCCAAGATGACTTCTCTTCCCAAGTTGGCCCACAGTCTAGAGCGACTACGAACCTCCCTGGCTGATATGGAAACGTCGAAAACGCAAATGATCAGTCATATGGAAGATttgaggaaggaaaaggaagaggtTTCTATGCGCGAGGTGGAGATTCAGGCGCTGATTCAGGAAGCGGGTGAAAATTATGAACGACTTAAGAAAGAGGCCGGAGTTGACGCCAGTGCTGATGGTGATGCCTCGACGAGTGCGCTGGAGCAACCGCGAGGCTTGGAGAGTATCGGTGCGCCGATGGCTTCGTCTGATTCCAGCGCTGACAGCACTGAGGAAGTTTGA
- a CDS encoding uncharacterized protein (ID:PFLUO_002073-T1.cds;~source:funannotate): MTGFYVRGLMEDVFLAETQDSLSDDALLPLRSYKYSSVDKSFISRYILKHYWNAFVEVLPMWMAPNMVTLLGFVFIVVNVFFIGIFMPDLVGPGPAWLYFSFALGVWMYSTLDNVDGKQARRTGTSSGLGELFDHGIDSLNCALASLLETAAMGFGASQLGAWTALVPCLAMYFSTWETFHTHTLYLGYFNGPTEGLLIAIAIMVASGIWGPGIWSQPITDFINIPQLFGTNSVRDLWLPILLGGFLFAHLPGCVYNVASARKKQGLPFTPLLKEWLPMVLFTLCNIAWLFSPYSTILSENHLVLYCWAISFVFGRMTTMIILAHLLKQPFPYWTVLQAPVVFGAVLANLPRIGLPAISAGLELWYLRLFCLFAFVIYMHWAVLVINRITTFLGINCLTIRKDKAVARERVYQHFGEAEPGEVSDSSDGIKSH; this comes from the exons ATGACCGGCTTTTATGTTCGGGGGCTTATGGAGGACGTTTTTCTTGCAGAGACCCAAGACTCGCTCTCGGATGACGCCCTTCTACCCCTGCGGTCCTACAAGTACTCGAGTGTGGATAAGTCGTTCATTTCGCGGTATATTCTGAAGCACTAC TGGAATGCCTTTGTCGAAGTGTTGCCCATGTGGATGGCTCCCAACATGGTGACCCTTCTTGGGTTCGTGTTCATTGTGGTCAACGTGTTTTTCATTGGGATTTTCATGCCAGATCTTGTGGGACCG GGTCCCGCCTGGTTGTACTTTAGCTTTGCCCTTGGGGTTTGGAT GTACTCAACTTTGGACAACGTCGATGGTAAACAGGCGCGACGAACGGGGACATCTAGCGGACTCGGGGAGCTCTTCGA CCACGGGATTGACTCTTTGAATTGCGCTCTTGCCAGTCTGTTGGAGACGGCTGCTATGGGATTCGGTGCCTCGCAACTGGGTGCCTGGACCGCCCTGGTACCTTGTCTGGCGATGTATTTCTCGACCTGGGAAACCTTCCACACGCATACTCTCTACCTCGGCTATTTCAATGGTCCAACTGAGGGtcttctcatcgccatcgccatcatggTCGCCTCTGGCATTTGGGGTCCCGGTATCTGGTCGCAGCCAATCACGGATTTTATCAACATCCCCCAACTCTTCGGCACCAACTCCGTCCGCGACCTTTGGCTCCCAATTCTTCTGGGTGGATTTCTCTTCGCCCACCTTCCGGGGTGTGTGTACAATGTGGCTTCCGCACGCAAGAAGCAGGGGTTGCCGTTCACCCCGTTGCTGAAGGAATGGCTGCCCATGGTCCTGTTCACCCTGTGCAACATTGCATGGCTCTTCTCGCCGTACTCGACTATCTTAAGCGAGAACCATCTGGTCCTTTACTGCTGGGCCATCTCGTTTGTCTTTGGGCGGATGACCACTATGATCATCTTGGCGCATTTGCTGAAGCAGCCGTTCCCGTACTGGACTGTCCTACAGGCTCCGGTTGTCTTTGGAGCTGTCCTAGCCAATCTACCGCGGATTGGGTTGCCAGCGATCAGCGCTGGGCTTGAGTTGTGGTACCTGCGCCTGTTCTGTCTGTTTGCCTTTGTGATCTATATGCACTGGGCagtcctcgtcatcaaccGCATCACTACGTTCCTAGGGATCAACTGCCTCACCATTCGCAAAGACAAGGCCGTCGCTCGGGAACGAGTTTATCAACATTTTGGAGAGGCAGAACCCGGCGAGGTTAGTGACAGCTCAGATGGGATCAAGAGCCATTAA
- a CDS encoding uncharacterized protein (ID:PFLUO_002069-T1.cds;~source:funannotate) yields the protein MPPSRFLSIFRPSPCKPAFDDDALLRHITLPWIASPIDNDQDPPRLYRHPDSTPIELFFDLFFVANLSTFTDTHEINNIKVLGEYVGFLGVIWFTWLQVTLFDIRFARDSIFERICKAIQLGAMVGFASAGTRFTTRMHQDNIWVFQSLSLILAGSRMVLAIQYAINVGFLYGRFRTAAKGIAVTAAILWTTSLLYLGMYFVFSNAHLFHTRIWTVWFILFGAEMWAVMGVSCISPGIEFQDTHLNVRMGLLTLIIIGEGVISVTRIVNKTVRPGGWTKWSFVHILGVTTNVYLLWQAYFDLSARGKMRKRAQHAWAQLHFPFHVALILLLEGSQILALTLDVTLKLKYLGETIQFACEEPRPDPNKAVGLIRSTIADMEIPFSRGATQEWAAISSLLDELAQNPLCHEPELRPNFLYSEDLINDLMGNVTAALFSSMGITPTVKGDISRLNNEELLQMYMKVLAFVYEYFFTVASLCMCLFAAFLALTRRHRQPLLLGLSIGTRILLAAFLASLVSFASHFSLAYAFMTSPHFSLTDFWTLWLPEEMHLTGEGGDVAHLKRRPPLQGMVRID from the exons ATGCCTCCTTCACGCTTCTTGTCTATATTCCGTCCCTCGCCGTGTAAGCCTGCATTTGACGACGATGCCCTGCT ACGACATATCACATTGCCTTGGATCGCGAGCCCTATCGACAACGATCAAGACCCTCCCCGGCTGTACCGCCATCCGGATTCAACACCCATCGAGCTCTTCTTCGATCTGTTCTTTGTGGCCAACTTATCCACCTTCACTGATACACATGAGATCAACAACATCAAAG TCCTAGGAGAATATGTCGGCTTTCTCGGCGTCATATGGTTTACCTGGTTGCAAGTCACCCTGTTTGACATCCGATTTGCTCGCGACTCCATCTTCGAGCGGATTTGCAAGGCCATACAATTGGGGGCAATGGTCGGCTTTGCATCAGCCGGGACTCGTTTCACGACGCGGATGCACCAGGATAATATCTGGGTTTTCCAGTCTCTCAGCTTAATCCTTGCAGGCAGTCGGATGGTGCTGGCTATTCAATATGCCATCAATGTCGGGTTTTTGTATGGACGGTTTAGAACTGCCGCAAAAGGGATTGCAGTCACGGCAGCTATACTTTGGACAACGAGCCTCCTCTACCTTGGG ATGTACTTTGTGTTTAGCAACGCCCATTTATTTCATACCCGGATCTGGACCGTCTGGTTTATTCTGTTTGGCGCCGAGATGTGGGCTGTCATGGGAGTTTCTTGTATATCTCCGGGTATCGAGTTCCAAGACACACACCTGAACGTGCGAATGGGCCTTCTCACACTGATTATTATCGGTGAAGGGGTCATCTCAGTCACTCGTATTGTCAACAAGACCGTGCGGCCCGGCGGGTGGACCAAGTGGTCGTTTGTCCATATCCTAGGGGTGACTACCAATGTG TATCTGCTTTGGCAGGCGTATTTCGATTTATCTGCTCGAGGTAAGATGAGGAAAAGGGCTCAGCATGCATGGGCTCAACTGCATTTCCCGTTCCATGTGGctctcattcttcttcttgagggATCACAGATCCTGGCTTTGACCTTGGATGTTACGCTGAAACTGAAGTATCTTGGGGAAACTATCCAGTTCGCATGCGAGGAGCCGCGTCCAGATCCTAACAAGGCTGTCGGGCTCATCCGGAGCACAATTGCGGACATGGAGATCCCTTTCAGTCGCGGTGCGACACAGGAATGGGCCGCCATATCAAGTCTATTGGATGAACTCGCCCAGAACCCCCTGTGTCATGAACCGGAGTTGCGTCCCAATTTTCTTTATTCGGAAGATTTGATTAACGACCTGATGGGCAACGTGACCGCGGCTCTTTTCTCTAGCATGGGGATTACACCGACAGTCAAGGGCGATATCAGTCGTCTTAACAAtgaggagctgctgcagatgTACATGAAAGTGTTGGCTTTTGTTTACGAATACTTCTTCACCGTTGCCAGTCTGTGCATGTGTCTTTTCGCCGCCTTTCTCGCCCTAACACGCCGCCACCGGCAGCCACTACTCCTTGGTCTTTCGATCGGAACGCGGATCTTGCTCGCTGCGTTTCTTGCTAGCCTAGTTTCCTTCGCGAGTCACTTCTCGCTCGCATACGCTTTCATGACCTCTCCG CACTTCTCGCTGACCGACTTTTGGACTCTTTGGCTGCCCGAGGAGATGCACCTGACCGGAGAAGGGGGCGATGTTGCGCATCTCAAGCGTCGACCCCCTTTGCAGGGAATGGTTCGGATTGACTAA
- a CDS encoding uncharacterized protein (ID:PFLUO_002072-T1.cds;~source:funannotate), giving the protein MPGVVETPLGAGAQPVDLGYSVAHQKVELEIDFANKGLKGRTEITIHPRTKDLKTIRFNFRQGEVKRLNVNGKAATTKYADPCEALQLYGPHYHERLTPKIDALLQSPPEPELCITIPKSVRIEELDPFSAEAQDQMALQGAGDDVDGPASAKVPEANLPRFTAVTVFIEFSLDHIRDGLQFVGCETGDWRYPHAYTSNSLESGVGCPLFPCANNPASRCTWEFLITCPSSLGDVFGSGSTTPSRSKKQNRYISADDEGLDMSVVCSGDLTDDIVDPNNPSKKTVSFACYSPLSAQQIGFAVGPFEYVNLADFRESDQDEQLGQNAIPLHAFCLPGRGDEVQNTCFPMAKAVDFFSLSYGSYPFSSYKICFVDDVAEDALPAAGISICSTHLLFPMEIIDAMYDSTRALVHALACQWTGINIIPNEPVDTWVTVGVAWYITDTFMRKLCGNNEYRFRLKQMSDQVLELDYERPSIYEMGTILKIDASETRFIALKAPLVLFILDRRLTKASGKATMSRIISRLFLNSRMDDIPNGAVTSSMFQKLCERLGHAKLDVFFQQWVYGAGCPRFQATQRFNKKKLVVEMMIRQVQGDQQGPRDLEKHAFLRDLKEEVRHVYAGSIQPVFTGSMTLRIHEADGTPYEHIVEIKEGVTKFDIPYNTKYKRLKRNRKQRERAVAAGDTADTQEDVLLYCLGDVLQTEEETQAWRLADWSKEDEERMGQESYEWIRMDADFEWICKLSLGMPGYMYLSQLQQDRDVVAQLESLQYMAAQREHPLISTIFVRTLMDSRYFHGIRVAAAWALVKHAKDEVDWIGLFHLEKAFQDLFCLPDSPMTRSNDFSDRAAYILQQVIPEAISKVRDNGGKTPMRVKRFLFDKLKFNDNSTNEYSDNFYVASLMRSLCDAMLGRSEPRPEEELDHFDMERVLEAQAEEQLEKDAIAEIDRYRRIDDWSSSFQNIYARAALQCQMQFMQARMIELDPMRFIPYTRAGTYDLLRLQAFECLVNLDLFNSPELMRWLVFTLSSDSSAYVRQHCQALFGQALAQIAFGRPQQENTQAGGLIIEQESSTAVRQADLARRQTVPGAIEALKREVATDTSLKEYLWAACNSPCLGILELSELNDICRALYDPSRSKVVRLKLPRFWKAENMGHGKVRFYRSTNVRSSVASKDATSTKRKCEEQGMPPPLPRITFKQSKTVAGPGTPNSTRPSPQPFPKITIPKPSPTPTAAPSTPAPSTPSTPASGGGLKLKLKFGSKPK; this is encoded by the exons ATGCCTGGTGTTGTCGAAACGCCACTTGGGGCTGGGGCCCAACCGGTGGACTTGGGATACAGCGTTGCTCATCAGAAGGTTGAGCTAGAGATTGACTTTGCGAACAAGGGTCTCAAGGGCAGGACAGAAATTACAATCCATCCGCGCACCAAGGACTTGAAAACAATCCGCTTCAACTTTCGACAGGGCGAAGTCAAACGCTTGAACGTCAATGGGAAGGCAGCAACAACGAAATACGCAGACCCCTGCGAAGCGCTTCAGCTCTACGGACCGCACTACCACGAGCGCCTGACCCCCAAAATCGATGCCCTGTTGCAAAGCCCACCAGAACCGGAGTTATGCATCACAATACCCAAGAGCGTCCGGATTGAGGAGCTGGACCCGTTCTCTGCAGAGGCCCAGGACCAGATGGCTTTGCAGGGTGCTGGGGACGACGTGGACGGACCAGCAAGCGCCAAGGTGCCCGAAGCCAACCTTCCGCGATTCACTGCGGTCACCGTGTTTATCGAGTTTAGCCTGGATCATATTCGCGATGGGTTACAATTTGTCGGGTGTGAAACTGGAGACTGGCGATATCCACACGCCTATACCTCCAACTCTCTAGAATCCGGGGTCGGATGTCCTCTGTTCCCATGTGCGAACAACCCCGCGTCGCGCTGTACATGGGAATTCTTGATCACTTGCCCCTCCTCGCTGGGGGATGTCTTTGGATCGGGCTCGACCACGCCATCTCGCTCAAAGAAGCAAAATCGCTACATTTCTGCAGATGACGAGGGCCTGGATATGTCAGTCGTGTGTTCTGGCGATCTAACGGACGATATCGTGGATCCGAACAATCCAAGCAAGAAGACTGTTTCATTTGCTTGCTACTCGCCTCTTTCCGCGCAGCAGATTGGGTTCGCGGTCGGGCCTTTTGAATATGTCAATCTGGCCGACTTCCGTGAAAGCGACCAAGATGAACAGCTTGGGCAAAATGCCATCCCTTTGCACGCCTTCTGTCTACCGGGCAGAGGCGACGAAGTCCAAAACACATGTTTCCCaatggccaaggccgttGACTTCTTCTCCCTATCCTACGGATCATACCCTTTCTCCAGCTACAAAATCTGCTTCGTGGATGATGTCGCAGAGGACGCCCTGCCTGCAGCAGGCATATCAATCTGCAGTAcccaccttctcttccccatggagatcatcgatgcgATGTACGATTCGACACGGGCCTTGGTGCATGCGCTGGCGTGCCAGTGGACTGGGATCAACATCATTCCAAACGAGCCGGTAGACACTTGGGTGACAGTTGGCGTAGCATGGTACATCACCGACACATTCATGCGGAAGCTGTGCGGGAACAACGAATATCGGTTTCGGCTCAAGCAGATGTCGGACCAGGTTCTCGAGCTGGACTACGAGCGACCATCAATATACGAGATGGGAACCATCTTGAAGATTGATGCGTCGGAGACCCGCTTCATTGCACTCAAGGCACCCTTGGTCCTTTTCATTCTCGATCGACGACTCACCAAGGCGAGTGGAAAAGCTACCATGTCACGCATCATCTCTCGTCTTTTCTTGAACTCCCGGATGGACGACATTCCAAACGGAGCCGTTACGAGTTCAATGTTCCAGAAGTTATGTGAACGCCTTGGCCACGCAAAGTTAgatgtcttcttccagcagtGGGTGTACGGGGCCGGGTGCCCGCGCTTCCAAGCCACGCAGCGcttcaacaagaagaagcttgttgttgaaatGATGATCAGACAAGTCCAAGGGGACCAGCAGGGGCCTCGTGATTTGGAGAAGCACGCGTTCTTGCGGGATCTCAAAGAAGAAGTTCGGCACGTCTATGCCGGGTCAATCCAGCCAGTCTTTACGGGCTCGATGACTTTACGTATTCACGAAGCCGACGGCACCCCGTACGAGCATATCGTTGAGATCAAGGAAGGAGTGACCAAATTTGATATCCCTTACAACACGAAGTACAAGCGGCTTAAACGAAACAGGAAGCAAAGGGAACGAGCCGTCGCTGCTGGCGATACTGCGGATACCCAAGAGGACGTCTTGCTCTATTGTCTAGGCGATGTTCTTCAAACCGAGGAGGAAACTCAGGCCTGGCGTCTGGCAGACTGGAgcaaagaagacgaggaacGAATGGGCCAAGAATCCTACGAGTGGATTCGCATGGATGCGGATTTCGAGTGGATATGTAAGCTTTCGCTGGGCATGCCAGGGTACATGTACCTGTCACAACTCCAGCAAGATCGAGATGTTGTTGCTCAATTGGAG TCTCTGCAATACATGGCTGCCCAACGAGAACACCCTCTGATCTCCACTATCTTTGTTCGCACACTCATGGATAGTCGATACTTCCACGGGATCCGCGTTGCTGCGGCATGGGCGTTGGTGAAGCACGCCAAAGATGAAGTTGACTGGATTGGGCTGTTCCATCTGGAGAAAGCATTCCAAGACCTCTTCTGTCTTCCAGATTCGCCCATGACCCGGTCGAATGATTTCTCTGATCGAGCTGCCTACATCCTCCAACAGGTCATCCCAGAGGCGATTTCGAAGGTGCGCGACAACGGTGGGAAAACGCCGATGCGGGTGAAGCGATTCCTCTTTGACAAGCTGAAGTTCAACGACAACTCCACGAACGAG TATTCTGATAACTTCTACGTCGCCTCTCTGATGCGGTCACTATGCGATGCCATGCTTGGTAGAAGTGAACCGCGACCGGAGGAAGAGCTAGATCATTTCGATATGGAGCGCGTTCTTGAAGCCCAAGCCGAAGAACAGCTTGAAAAAGACGCCATTGCCGAAATTGATCGGTATCGGCGAATTGATGATTGGTCTAGCTCTTTCCAAAACATATACGCTCGCGCTGCTTTGCAATGTCAGATGCAATTCATGCAGGCACGAATGATAGAGCTTGATCCGATGCGATTCATTCCCTACACACGGGCCGGCACATacgatcttctccggctGCAGGCTTTCGAGTGCCTCGTCAACCTCGACCTGTTTAATAGCCCCGAACTGATGCGGTGGCTTGTCTTCACTTTGTCGAGTGACTCGTCTGCATATGTCCGTCAACACTGTCAGGCTCTGTTTGGTCAAGCTTTGGCGCAGATCGCCTTCGGGCGACCCCAGCAAGAAAATACTCAGGCAGGCGGACTGATCATTGAACAAGAGTCATCCACGGCAGTGCGACAAGCCGATCTCGCACGCCGGCAAACTGTCCCAGGCGCCATCGAAGCCCTCAAGCGGGAAGTTGCTACTGACACATCTCTAAAGGAATACCTCTGGGCCGCTTGCAACTCTCCGTGCCTGGGAATCTTGGAACTCTCCGAGCTAAACGACATCTGCCGGGCATTGTATGACCCAAGCAGATCCAAGGTAGTCCGGTTGAAGCTGCCTCGCTTCTGGAAAGCGGAAAACATGGGCCACGGAAAAGTGCGGTTCTACCGATCCACCAACGTCCGCAGCAGCGTCGCCTCCAAGGATGCTACATCCACCAAGCGCAAATGTGAGGAGCAAGGCATgcctcctcctcttccgaGGATCACTTTCAAGCAGTCCAAGACTGTCGCTGGTCCCGGTACCCCGAACTCCACTCGTCCCAGCCCGCAACCCTTCCCCAAAATCACCATCCCCAAACCCTCGCCTACCCCCACCGCGGCACCAAGCACTCCCGCCCCATCTACTCCTTCAACCCCGGCTAGCGGTGGCGGGCTCAAGCTCAAGCTGAAGTTTGGTTCGAAGCCGAAATGA